The following proteins are co-located in the Fusobacteria bacterium ZRK30 genome:
- a CDS encoding radical SAM protein, which yields MKKYKKVYIEITNRCNLKCSFCPQGERAPKIMTTDEFRHILDEIKPYSDYVYLHVKGEPLSHPKIGDFLDLAEEKNIKVNITTNGTLIGRVGEKIAGKKAFRQINFSLHSFDGDIDKIDEDDYLKKILDFTKKSLSLENTYISLRLWNFHSGNKNKVQMEGNRKILEKIERYFDLDYKIEEKLVPGRGLKIKNRLYLNTDLEFKWPELGDQYENEDGFCYGLRTQIGILVDGTVIPCCLDGEGVVDLGNVFKKSFKEIVEGERATAIYDGFSNKKAVEELCKKCTFKEKF from the coding sequence ATGAAAAAGTATAAAAAAGTATATATAGAGATAACCAACAGATGTAATTTAAAGTGTAGTTTTTGTCCTCAAGGGGAAAGGGCTCCTAAAATTATGACCACAGATGAATTCAGGCATATCTTAGATGAAATAAAGCCATACAGTGACTATGTCTACCTCCATGTAAAGGGAGAACCATTGTCACATCCAAAGATAGGTGATTTTTTAGACCTTGCAGAGGAAAAGAATATAAAAGTAAACATAACTACCAATGGAACCTTGATAGGCAGAGTAGGAGAGAAAATAGCAGGTAAAAAAGCGTTTAGGCAGATTAATTTTTCCCTCCATTCATTTGATGGTGATATAGATAAGATAGATGAAGATGACTATTTGAAAAAAATATTAGATTTCACAAAAAAATCACTCTCTTTAGAAAATACCTATATCTCCCTGAGGTTGTGGAACTTCCATAGTGGAAATAAAAATAAGGTCCAGATGGAAGGGAACAGGAAGATCTTAGAGAAGATAGAAAGATATTTTGATTTGGATTATAAGATCGAGGAGAAGCTGGTTCCAGGTCGCGGGCTGAAGATAAAAAACAGATTATATCTTAATACAGATCTGGAATTTAAATGGCCGGAACTAGGTGACCAATATGAAAATGAAGACGGGTTTTGCTATGGACTCCGGACTCAGATAGGGATCTTAGTGGATGGAACGGTAATCCCGTGCTGTCTCGACGGTGAAGGAGTAGTAGATCTTGGAAATGTCTTTAAAAAGTCATTTAAAGAGATAGTAGAGGGTGAAAGAGCAACTGCAATCTACGATGGATTCAGCAATAAAAAAGCTGTTGAGGAACTCTGTAAGAAGTGCACTTTTAAGGAAAAGTTTTAA
- a CDS encoding NAD-dependent protein deacylase, giving the protein MYEKLKKIIDESDNIVFFGGAGVSTESGIPDFRSATGLYSHSPEYLVSRTYFDKNKDGFFEFYKKHLVYSDVEPNDAHRVLAYLEKIGKLKAVITQNIDGLHQMAGSKNVLELHGSIHRNHCMDCGTFYTLDELMNRKGVPHCSKCSGIIKPDVTLYEEIPDMNSYDRAMHYIAAADVLIVGGTSLVVQPAASLVDLYRGNKLILINKDSTRYDKRADLVISDKIGKVLKAVK; this is encoded by the coding sequence ATGTATGAAAAATTGAAAAAAATAATAGATGAAAGTGATAATATTGTGTTCTTTGGAGGAGCTGGTGTTTCTACAGAAAGCGGGATCCCTGATTTTAGGAGTGCTACAGGTTTGTATTCCCACAGCCCTGAATATCTAGTCAGTAGAACATATTTTGATAAAAACAAAGATGGATTTTTTGAATTTTATAAAAAACATCTGGTGTATTCAGATGTTGAACCAAATGATGCCCACAGGGTCTTGGCATACTTGGAAAAAATAGGTAAATTAAAGGCTGTGATTACCCAGAATATAGACGGACTTCATCAAATGGCAGGGAGTAAAAATGTCTTGGAACTTCATGGAAGTATCCATAGAAACCATTGTATGGACTGCGGGACCTTCTACACCTTAGATGAACTTATGAATAGAAAAGGTGTCCCCCACTGCTCTAAGTGCAGCGGGATAATAAAACCGGATGTTACTCTGTATGAAGAGATTCCAGATATGAATAGTTATGACAGGGCCATGCATTATATTGCCGCTGCAGATGTTTTAATCGTAGGTGGGACTTCATTGGTAGTTCAGCCTGCTGCCTCATTGGTAGATCTTTACAGGGGAAATAAATTAATTTTGATAAATAAAGATTCCACTAGGTATGACAAAAGAGCTGATCTGGTTATTTCAGATAAAATAGGAAAAGTTTTAAAGGCAGTAAAATAG
- a CDS encoding thiamine-binding protein, with protein sequence MALANMDIQILPTIEGGEKEKYTVIDRVIEHIIGTGLKYEVGGLGTTIEGEFKDLLGILEKAQEICFNEGAERVTTIAKFDHKKEGITIDEKVGKYRKK encoded by the coding sequence ATGGCACTGGCAAACATGGATATTCAAATATTACCTACGATAGAGGGTGGAGAAAAGGAAAAGTATACTGTGATAGATAGAGTGATAGAGCATATCATAGGAACTGGGTTAAAGTATGAGGTAGGAGGGCTGGGAACAACTATTGAAGGTGAGTTCAAAGACCTTTTGGGTATATTGGAAAAAGCTCAGGAAATTTGTTTCAATGAAGGTGCTGAAAGGGTAACAACTATAGCAAAATTTGATCATAAAAAAGAAGGGATAACTATAGATGAAAAAGTCGGTAAATACAGAAAAAAATAA
- a CDS encoding ABC transporter permease, with translation MKKSVNTEKNNLFLISLLVLVVGCEVIIRILEIPGYILPAPTKVIKALYSQKEVLFSHSLVTLFEALTGFILSIILALIIGGVVYPFEKVKKMLYPYLLISQTIPLIAIAPVILIWFGFGILPKIIIVVLICTFPMLLSFLGGLEEVDREILDLFQVMGADKKYIFFKVILPSSLPSFFSGVKIAATYSIMGAVIGEWLGAKSGLGIYMTRAISSFKTDYLFAAIIVVVILSLVIFKGIEYIEKAAMPWKQGKNRNL, from the coding sequence ATGAAAAAGTCGGTAAATACAGAAAAAAATAATCTATTTTTAATAAGTTTGTTGGTATTAGTAGTGGGGTGTGAGGTAATAATCAGAATCTTGGAGATACCCGGATATATTCTGCCAGCTCCGACAAAGGTAATTAAAGCGTTGTACAGCCAAAAAGAAGTTTTATTCAGTCACTCTTTGGTGACTCTCTTTGAAGCTTTGACGGGGTTTATATTATCAATTATATTGGCTCTGATTATAGGAGGAGTCGTATATCCATTTGAGAAGGTAAAAAAAATGCTGTATCCATACCTCTTAATCAGTCAGACGATTCCATTGATCGCCATAGCCCCTGTCATATTGATTTGGTTTGGATTTGGGATTCTGCCTAAGATAATAATAGTGGTATTAATCTGTACATTTCCCATGCTCCTTAGTTTTTTAGGGGGATTGGAGGAGGTAGACAGGGAAATACTGGATCTATTTCAGGTTATGGGAGCCGATAAAAAGTATATATTTTTTAAAGTTATCCTCCCCTCAAGTCTGCCTAGTTTTTTTTCAGGGGTAAAAATAGCGGCGACTTATTCTATAATGGGAGCAGTAATAGGAGAGTGGCTGGGGGCTAAAAGCGGGTTGGGAATATATATGACCAGAGCTATCAGCTCCTTTAAAACAGACTACCTTTTTGCCGCGATAATAGTGGTAGTTATCCTTAGTCTGGTAATTTTTAAGGGGATAGAATATATAGAAAAGGCAGCTATGCCATGGAAACAAGGGAAAAATAGAAATTTGTAG